The Acidobacteriota bacterium genome contains the following window.
TTGAATCGTGCGAGCGTTGCCGAAGCCTGAACGTGTTCGTTGAGCCGGTCGATGATCGGCTCGAACATTCGAAACGCACTATCCGGTTCGATCACGGCATAGCCTTTCACTACCTCCATGACGTCGTTCATATCTTCGATAGTCTCCGCATATTCGGGCGCGAGGGCTCGTGCGTCTTTCATCAGGGCTTTCGCGTTTTCGATATCCTTTTCGCCGCCTTTCCGGTGAAAGTCCATTGCGAGAGCGACAAGCCTTTCGATCTGAGTCTTTTTATTTGAGAGATTACCGATCAGCTTTCGCGCGTCGTCAAGCTTTCCGGCTGCCGCAGTACGTGCGATCCTGGTTGACTCAAACTGTTCCAGCAGATTCGCCTTGGTTTTCTCATCCGGGATCTGATCGATCAGCTTTTTCGCCCGCGTCTCATCTTCGATCTCGCCGATTTTGCCGGATAAGGATTGATATGCCATCGACTTTTCGAAATCGCTTGAGAGCTTTGGTAGCTGAGCAAGGATATCTTCCGGTGACGCGCTCGGGTCGAAAAGCTTTTGCAGTTCCATACTCTGTTTAAATTCTTGCGGCATGTTCGCTTCGTTTTCGGTCTTTCGCTGTTTGAGCAGAGCGATCTTACCGTGAACGAATTTCTCGAGCATAGATAAGGCACTCGTTAGAAGGCTGTTCATAATAAGCGTCTTGGGACCGTTCAAAAAAGCGTCCGCGAGCTTGTTAGCGAGGTCCTTGATCTGAGCATCCGTGAAGGCGAATTGTTTTTCCTTGGCATTCGCAGCCGGTGGCGGTTTGCTGGCGAACTGCAGAAAGCTCATCGCCACCTGAAGGTCCTCGAAACCTTTTGTCATGTCCGCGTCGACGAGTTTTTTAATGACCTCGCCGGCCAGTTCAGTAGCTTTTTTCTCGTCCTTCTTATTCAGCTTTTGGAGCAATGGCAGCACGGACGCGGAAATTCCTTTCGACAGGCTATCCTTGATCAATTTGATCGCCTTGTCAGGATTTTCATCGGCCGCAAGCAGTGCAAACTGCTGCTCGAGTGCAAGCTCTTGCCCGACTCTGACGCGGTCCAAATTTAGTAGGTCATTGGTCGGTTTATTCGGCATTGCAGCCCGCGCCATCGCTTCTGCGAGCTTTGCGGGACGCGTTTGCACGAGAAGTTCGAGAGCGAGTTCGGCATCGTGGGCTGCGACGAGTGGTAAGATCTCTGCCCGGATATCGCTGCGAACCTCAAAGAGGTCGGTCAGCATATTTTGAGCCGTAACTTCGCGTCGTTCTTTTTCTGCCTCTTGATTGTAAGACACCAGCTCGCCGGCGGAACTTCGGAAAAGCTCTCTCGCACGCTTCTCGTCGAATTTCCAATACATATCGCCAGCCATTGCGTAAACGACAGCCCGATTCTGCGGAAGCCGTAGGCTCACCGCCTCGCCGATCGCCTGGTCGAGCAATTGAACGACGCGCTCGTCCTGTTCTTTATTCTTCTTGGCTTTGTCCGCGTCGCTATCGGTTGGCTGTGTCTGGGCGAGGGCGAACGAGCAGAGAAGCATGAGGAGCGAAACGAATTTGAAGGTCTGTCGAAGTCCCATGGGATGGTCTCCTGAATTCTGTGATCGAAAATGTGACGAGCGTATCATATCACATATTTCTGCGGGTTCCGGCTAATCTTAAAACCCGTGATCGGCGAGGATCTTGAGACGCTCGGCGACCATTTCGGGCGGGAAGCCTTCGAGGTCGATCAGGTCGCAAGCCGTGCGCGTCACAATCCATTCGCGAGGAATGAGTGCACACAGGGCGAAAACATCGGCCTCGATCTCCTGCCGGGTCCGGCGGCCGACACCGTGGAAATTTGCCGTGGTACCCGATGCCGGCATGTGAAAAAGAAAATGGCCGAGCTCGTGATAGAGCACGGCGAGTTTTTTGACCGGCGGCAGTTTGCTGTCAACCGCGATGAAGTCACGATCCATCACACGGTAATAAAACCCGCCGACCGCAAGCGGCATTTCCTGCACGACCACAGAAAACCGTCGGCACAGCCTATAAAGATCGGCCTCGGACAACGGCCGCTCGTTCCAGCCAAAACTTAGTTTAGTTATTTTTTCGATCAAGAATTGCACGGGAGTATCTCAACTTTGATCAAGTGTTGCATAAATAATACAAAAACTCAAGCAGAAAATGCAAGAATTGAGAATTCTCGTTTAGCCTTTGCGTCTTTTCTTTGCGGCTTTGCGGGGAATGTACCGTTGCAGTCGTGGTTTCCCGCCAAGACGCAAAGGCGCAAAGTGTGCCGCAAAGTAAGAGATAACGCCTCTATTTGCTGGCTAGCGACCGGTCGAGCACACGCTTTGCATCCCGGATCGCGGCGATTCTGTCATGGACCGAGAACGTCTCCCACCCGCGAAAGAACACGACACCGTAATCCTGCGGACATTCGCGGCCCTCGTAGCGGAACCATTCGTTCATTACACTCTGCGGATCGCCAAACTGCTCAAGCGCCGCCTCGACATCAAATTCCTCGCGGACATCGACCGAACCGAGATTTACAACACCATCGGACCGGAGAGCGGCCAATTTTTCATCTATGAACTCACCGATACGGTCCTCGATAAATCGTCCAAGCCCGATCTTCGGCGTTTGTCCCGCATACATGTCGCCCGTGCCGATCAGTAGCCAATTGAGCGATACATTCGTTTCGTTCGCGATCTTAATCAGCACTTCCGGAGCCGGCATCCGGCCTTGGTAATAATTGCGCACGGTGGCGTGCGGAATTCCTAATCTTCTAGCTACATCAGCCATTGAAGCATGATCAAAAGCTCGATTCAGCCGCAAAATAAATTCGTTGTTCATATTTCGGATCCTGCAACGTATGTTTACGATATCACGCCAAATGTTACTACTAAATTCCCGCAGATAAAACCTCTGCCGACCTTTCACATCGATCAAGCGGCGTATGCGGCAGCGCACTACGAACCAACTACCGCGATATCGGAAAACTTGACAGATGCTAGACGGGAACGTATATTCAAAATTTCGGCTTTTACCGAAAACAGGCGTCAATTAAGCCTTTTCGCCACACCGGATCCGTCCGGCCTCAAACAATTCATGCCGCCCTAGCTCAGTTGGTAGAGCATTCGATTCGTAATCGAAAGGTCGTCGGTTCGACTCCGATGGGCGGCTCCATTAAAATCAATAACTTAGCCTGTCAACAACTGACAGGCTTTTGTGTTTTAACAATTAGTTTAACCACTGCTCATACTTATCCCGAACCCGCCGCAAATGCCGACAGATCATCCCTCGAACCTCTGCCGCTTGTATCCAACTCATCTTCCCCGCATACGCCCTCAAAATGATCTCTTCTCACTTTATTGCTCGCTCCCACAAATCTACGGCGTATTTTCTCATAGCAGTTTCCATATCTCCTGCTACGATCTTTTCCCCCTCGCCCTAAACGCGGACATCTCATCTGCTACCACAACCGGACATATGATGTGCTAGTTACAGAACATTGTTCCCGCATTGACAAATTCCGCGAACAGGCGTAAGCTTCTCGGCACACAGATTTACATTTATTATCGGGAATTTGTTCGGGCTAATGGCAATACGCCTACCCAAAAAGGGGCGCGGACAAACCTTTTCGAATTTGGAGTTTTTAGGAGAACTTGATCGTTATGAGAAGTGGCGTGCGACTATTTGGTTTAGGTATCTATCGGTTGGCAATTCTGGTTGCCGTTTCGGTTTCATTGCTTGGCGGGTTTGGGGTTGTCTCTCGGCCAATAATGGCAGAAGGAGTTGTGTACGTATCAGCACTTGATCCGGTTCCAGCTCCGGCCATTCAGAGAAATAAGACGGTTGACCTAAGTAACCGTTCGCAGATCTCGGCCCTTTCGGTTCCCGAAATGTTGAGCACCGAAGTTAGTCGATCAAACTCCTTTGCTTCAGTCGCTTTCTTCGCTCCCTGCACAAACGGATCGGCGTTCGCAACAGTCGCCCTCAATACAACCGGAGTCGTACAGTCGATAACTACTTGTGTGTTTGCCGGGGAATATAACACGATAACTGGAGCGACGGCCGGGCAAAATCTAACCTTTACGGGTAGCGGAGGCGCGGGTAACTATCTCACAGTTCATAGCGGTACGCCTGGCGGTCCGGTTCTAGCCGATGGCCCTTCGCCTCTATCATTTACGAATACGTTTACTGGAACGCTCTACCTGCATGTAAACACTAATGCCTCCTGCGGCACCGACGGCAGTTGTCACACGACGACTGTTCAATGCACGAGTTGCTCAGTAGCAGCTCCGGCGAACGATCTTTGTGCCAATGCAATACCGATCATGGCACCATCAGTGACGGCAGGCACAACAGTCGGCTCGACTATTGACACAGTTCCCACGTGTACGACTACCTTTGGCACGGCCGGGGGCGTTTGGTACACCTATACGGGCGATGGCGGTACGGCCACGTTAAGTACGTGTGGAGCCAGCTTTGACACCAAGATCGGAGTTTACACGGGCACTTGCGGTTCCCTTGTTTGTGCTGTTGGGAATGACGATTTTTGCGGACTGCAATCGTCGGTGAGTTTCCCGACAACTTTGGGCACGACCTATCGTGTGTTGGTCACCGGGTTTAGCACGAACACCGGAACCTTTAATCTGACAGCAAGCACCACGGGGCCGCCACCGCCGCCGGTACCGGCTCTCGTCGTTGCCGGGACAAATGGTGACGATACTCTGGTAGTAACCGCGACCGGTCCCGATGCGGGCAGCTATGTGCTCAACGGCGGTGCTCCGGTTCCATTTTCTATGAATACCAGCTTTACCTTTAACGGAACGGGCGGTAACGATACGTTCACGATCAATAATCCGGTGGGCGGGCTGTTTGCGCCAGTTAACGGCATTGATTTCAACGGCGGCGGCCAGCCAGGGGACAATATGAACCTGCTCGGCGGCGGCGGGCCTGGCTTTAATGAGACCTATTTCGTCGGCACGACGATGCCGCCGATCGGGGTTGGTCCGGGCAATAACGGCGACGGATTAGTTAGATTCACTGGGCCGAATCCAGTGGATATCCGGTTCACAGGCCTCGCACCGATCGTCGATACGGTCGCCTCGGCGAACTTCACCGTAAATTCGACCGACGCTGCTAATACGATCTCTGTTACGAATGGTGGTGTCGCACCTCGCCTGCGAGTGGCGGTCGATTCGTTCGAACCGATCGATTTTGATAATAAGACAAATGTCATCGTAAATGGCGGTGACGGTGTTGCCGGCGGCGATGCTGCGGACAACGTAACCGTAAACTACTCTAACGTTCCCGCAGCTCTGACCACGTTCAATATCAACGGTAACGAAGGCAACGATATCATTACCGTTCTCGCTCGATCAGGATCGTACGCATTAAGCCTGAACGGCAACGAGAACGACGACACCATCAACGCAGGTGCAACGGTCGCCGGCCCCGGAACGCTCGCCCTGAATGGCAACGACGGCAACGATTCGCTCATCGGCGGCGGGGACGACGATACCTTTGACGGCGGTGCCGGAGACGATACGTTCATCGGCAATGGCGGCACTGACAACGTCGGTGGTGGTGGGGGAGTCTCGCTCAACGACCAGATAGTAGTACCTGGTACCGCGGCAGCTGATACGATCTCAATCTCACTAGACGGTTCTGGATTTCTAGTCGCCACGATCAATGGTGTAACGACCACCTATCGTAATTTCCTCGCTGGCCCGATCGCCACCTCCGGCATCGAGGCGGTCTCCGTCACGGCTGACGCAAGCAGTGATACTATCAACGCGGCACCTCTGCCCACGATCCCGATCAACGTCGACGGCGGCAGTCCAGTTGCTCCGATCCTGCCGGGCGATGGATTGATCGTAAACTTTACCGGAACGACCGGACTCGTTTTCACTCCGGCAGGCACCGGAGCAGGTGGCTTCACGTTTACGAATCGGGCACCGGTCTCCTACGTGAGTATTGAATCACCTCCGGTCTTTGCTACCAGTACTTCTTTAACCTCCTCAGCGAACCCTTCAAAGTTCGGCCAATCGGTCACGTTTACGGCCACAGTGGTGACAACTCCGGTAGTCGGCGTGCCGACGGGAACGGTTCAATTCTTCGATAACGGATCGATGATAGGAAGTGCTCCGGTTCTGGGTGGAACGGCGGTGATCTCTCTCAACACGCTCGCCCTCGGCAACCATCCGATCACGGCGAACTACGTCAGCAATCACGCTGGCTTCGCGAATTCCGGAGCTACGCTTACCGGCAATCCGCAGGTCGTTAACCAGGCCAGCACCGCGACGACGGTGCAGACGTTGATCAATGCACCGAATTATGGTTCGACATTGACGGCGACGGCGACGATAACGGCGGTGGCCCCGGGAGCGGGAACGCCGCAGGGGACGGTTAACTTCAATGACGGAGGCAATCCTATTGCGGGCTGTCAGAATGTGGCAGTGACGGCACTGGGCTCGGCGGTCTGTACGACGAACCAGCTTCCGGCCGGAGTTGGTAAGGTCATTCAGGCCGTGTTCTCGCCGAGCAATGGTAACTACATCGGAAGCAACGGCTCGACGACCCAGACGATCGGCAAGGCACCGCTGAATGTCGCGGCTTCGTCAGCAACGGTCACATACGGCGATGCGGCACCGGCGATCACGGCAGCGATCACGGGCTTCGTGCTTGGTGAAACGACGGCCAACCTGACAACCCAGCCGACGTGCTCGACGACCTATGTCCAGGGCTCGCCGGTCTCAGGCTCGCAGTATCCGGCAACGTGTACGGGAGCAGTGTCGAACAACTACAGCTTCAACTACATCGGCGGCAACGTGACGGTCAACAAGAAAGGCCTGACGGTAACGGCGGATAACAAGACAAGAGCCTACGGAGCCGCTAACCCCACGCTGACGGCAACCTTCACGGGCTTTGTCCTCGGTCAGAACCTTGGAACAAGCGATGTGACCGGAAGCCCGCTGCTGTCAACGACGGCGACGCCATCGAGCCCGGTCGCGGGCAGCCCGTATGCCATCACGGCAGCCCTGGGCACGCTTCAATCAGGGAACTACGCCTTCACAACATTCACGAACGGCACACTGACGATCACCCAATCCCAACTGACGGTGACGGCGAATGACCAGACGAGAGTGTTTGGAGCCGCTAACCCGGCCCTGACATTCCAGATCACCGGCTTCCAGAACGGAGAGACGCTGGCGACAAGCGGTGTGACGGGAACCCCGACGATCACAACGACGGCAACCAGCACATCGGCTCCGGGAGCATACCCGATCACAGCGGCACAGGGAACCTTAGCAGCCCCGAACTACGGCTTCACCTTCGTACCGGCAACCCTGACGGTGACGCAGGCGGCAACGACGACCACGATCACGAACGCCTCGGCCCTCGGAAACTCGACAGTGGTCGGACAGAACTACCCGGTCAACTGGACAACGAGTCCGGTCGCCCCGGGAGCGGGAACCCCGACGGGTAATGTGACAGTGAGCGACGGTACGGGCAACACCTGTACGGCAGCGGTCGCGGCCGGCACATGCAGCCTGGCCTCGACACTCGGTCCGAAGACCATCACGGCGACCTACGCCGGCGATGCGAACTTTGGAGCGAGCACGTCACAGGCAGTCCAGCACAATGTGGTGATCGGCCTGACGGGCAACGTCAAGCAGTTCATCGCCTTCGGCACGAACGTGAACCTCGCGGGCGTAACAATGACACTGCTGAACACCGCAACGCAGCAGGCCACAACGACCACCACTGACGCAAACGGCAACTACTCATTCGGAGTAACGCAGACAGGCGGCAGCTATACCATCACCCCAAGCGGCCTCGGCAAGGCGTTTGAGGCGACAAGCAGAACGTACACCAACGTGGCCGGCAATATCACGGGCGGGGACTTCATCGCCTACGATGTACCGGGCCCGAACGCGATACCGAGAACGGCGAGGGTGGTGAGCCAGATAGCAACGCAGGGACAGCCTGTGACCGTTCCGGTGCTGATGACAACGACGGGTGTCGAGACGAAGGTGGCCTTTACGGTGGAATATCCGGTAACGGCACTGGGCATCCCGACGGTGACATGCGGCACGGGAGCAGTGAACTGCACCCTGGCCGTCAACAACTCGCTGCAAGGCAAGGTCGGCATCACGATCACTCCGACGGCGGCACTGCCAGCCGGAACAGAGAGAACTCGTGAAGATCACCTTCCCGACCTTCCAAAGCCCGGCGACGAGTGCCCAGATCAGATTCGGCGACTTCCCAACTCAAAGGGACGTGAGAAACGCGGAGAACAACCCGCTGCCGATGCTGTACTGGACGGACGGGCTGGTCTCATTCACCGGCGGCACACTGCTTGACGGAGCCACGATCTCCGGCAGAGTAACAACCGCAGCCGGACAGGGCCTGAGAAACGCGACGGTCACGATCATCGACACGGCAGGCACCCGGCGAACAACGGTAACCAGCTCATTCGGAGCCTACCAGTTCGAAGGCCTCGAAACAGGCCGCGACTATCTGCTGACAGTCACCAGCAAACGATACAGATTCGCAACGCGAACGGTCAACCTCACGGAAAACCTCAGCGACGTGAACCTGGTCGGCCTGGAATAGGCGATCATTACGATAACAATCCGAAAAGGCGGCCAATTAAAGCCGCCTTTTTTTCTGCCAATTTTGCTAAGAATTGAACTATTCTACCGATAGTACTTTCTCGTTGCGTCCGGGCCTGACGAATCGACTTTAATCAGAATTCCAAACGATACCGATAGCCGTGATCTACTATTCTCCGTCCATCTCGCGGATCCATTTCAGGAACGAGTCTTCGTAAATAAGGTAATGATCACGGCTGGTTTGGCGTGGTGCGTGTTCCAGGGTGCCGTCTTCGCACATGGCGACGAGTTTGCGGCGTGAGAGCGGCGGAATAATTATGCGGTTGATGCGAATGAGGCGTGCAACCTCAGACAGGCGGAGCTTGGGCCGCGCGGTAAAGTCCAACGTATGTTTCGTGGTATTCATATCTCTTGTGTGTATTATGTGTTGAAAATTTGACCGTTTTTAGCGGATATGGGGTCGTGAGTACGGGACTTGCGCAAGACCGGAAAGACATATTGTTGTGTGTATAATATATCAATTTGTGCATAAGAGGCTTCCCGTTTAAGTTGTTTAGTTACTAGTATCGACGATGGCCGGTCAAAGATCTGCCGTGTGACGGTACTTTGTCCAAGAATCGTGCGACAGTTACAAAATATCATACAAATGTTTCTTTAAGCAAGCTGAAAATACAACGATCGACCAAAGCTCACTGCCGCCAAGATCACCGCGTGCGGCGAGCTGTTCATAATATTCAATGGTTTGGTTGCAGCGGCGCCGTTGAGCCTTATATTGATCGTCGATTGAGCGACACCGGAATCGCCCAGATCGTCAGCAGAATGTTGGAAGATCTATTTCTGTTCATTTTAGATAAAGCCCAAAGCTCGCTATTGCGGTTGGAACGGACCGCAGTTGTTGCGGCGGGCGGTGCCGAGCAGGATCCATTGGCGTAATACCACCACGTCCGCAGAATTGATCTGTCCGTCGCCGCAGTCGCCGTTTATGTCCGCTTTTTGAAAATACCATCCATTGGGCGGAGCGTCGATCCCGAGCGCAAAGCGTCGCATAATGACGAGGTCATTTACCCGGAGAGCCGCATCGGGAACGCCGCCGCCGATGTCGCCTTCGACACCGATAAAAAAGAAGCCCGGCGGCGGAGGGGTTTCGTCATTGTAGATCACGGCAGTGCCAGTGTCATTGCCAATGCTGCAGCCGTCGGCACCCGTGATGTGGAAGAAAAAGGTTTCATCACCTTCCGCGTAAAGTTCGCCAGTCACACTAACTGGAATATTGAAAAAATTCTGGTTAGCCGAAAAGAACGCTGAACTGCTGAGGGTGGTGTAGTCCTCTGGAGCGAAGGCCGTTCCGTCGCGTGTTTCGAAAAAGACGGTACACTGGCCCGAGAGATCACCTGTCCGGTCGAGCCTGAAGATGAAATTGGTGGTGCCGATGTTGCCCTCAGCTCCCTCAGGACTAGGCCCGACAGAAACTGTCGAAGCGAGGTTGGCCGCCTTGGCTGTACGACCTACTGGAATCATTGCAAGGGAAAAAGAGAGAATGCCGAGAGTGAAAACGAAAATGGCAGATTTGCATCGCATCATTGGCCTCCTGTCGGAACGGCTGAAAACGAGAGAACTGCTGGAACAACGAGTACGTCTGAGAGTTTATTGGAATTTGAGGCTGAGGTCAATGGGTTTTTGATGGTCGAGATGTCGGTTATAGGCACAAGACCGCGCGTAAGCAAGGGCGAAAACCGCTGCGGTTAGCGTTTCACCCTTGCGTATGCGCAGACCTGTGCCTCGGAGGTGTGAGCGAAACATTCGAACGCCCTGCACGCGGCCCAGGGACGCAGCGAAAAAACTCTTGAATAAATTTTTGAAAACGGGCATAATTCCGACTAGTTTTTTAGCTCTCGTTGATATCTCGGTGATATTTCCCGTCCGGTTACTTAATGCGGCGCTTTTCGGTTCGGTCCTGAGAGTAGGTTTTTGGGTTTTAGAAGCAGTAATATTTTTTGGTGTGGGACGCGTCGCTATATTACGGAAAATTCACAGTTGGATCCTCCGGTTTGCCTGCCTTTTTGCTTCTACATATTTTCGGGAACAGGAGAAATGGGAACTAAATTATACGTCGGTAACTTGTCTTTTCGCGTGACGAGCGAAGATCTGCATGAACATTTTGCAACCGCCGGTTCGGTCGATTCGGCAAATGTGGTGATGGACCGCGAAACGGGGCGTTCGCGAGGATTTGGGTTTGTTGAGATGTCTTCGGACGATGACGCGACGGCGGCCATCGCACAATTTAACGGCAGCGATTACGACGGCCGCAACCTGGTCGTCAACG
Protein-coding sequences here:
- a CDS encoding ImmA/IrrE family metallo-endopeptidase; translation: MIEKITKLSFGWNERPLSEADLYRLCRRFSVVVQEMPLAVGGFYYRVMDRDFIAVDSKLPPVKKLAVLYHELGHFLFHMPASGTTANFHGVGRRTRQEIEADVFALCALIPREWIVTRTACDLIDLEGFPPEMVAERLKILADHGF
- a CDS encoding helix-turn-helix domain-containing protein, yielding MNNEFILRLNRAFDHASMADVARRLGIPHATVRNYYQGRMPAPEVLIKIANETNVSLNWLLIGTGDMYAGQTPKIGLGRFIEDRIGEFIDEKLAALRSDGVVNLGSVDVREEFDVEAALEQFGDPQSVMNEWFRYEGRECPQDYGVVFFRGWETFSVHDRIAAIRDAKRVLDRSLASK
- a CDS encoding Ig-like domain repeat protein, with translation MRSGVRLFGLGIYRLAILVAVSVSLLGGFGVVSRPIMAEGVVYVSALDPVPAPAIQRNKTVDLSNRSQISALSVPEMLSTEVSRSNSFASVAFFAPCTNGSAFATVALNTTGVVQSITTCVFAGEYNTITGATAGQNLTFTGSGGAGNYLTVHSGTPGGPVLADGPSPLSFTNTFTGTLYLHVNTNASCGTDGSCHTTTVQCTSCSVAAPANDLCANAIPIMAPSVTAGTTVGSTIDTVPTCTTTFGTAGGVWYTYTGDGGTATLSTCGASFDTKIGVYTGTCGSLVCAVGNDDFCGLQSSVSFPTTLGTTYRVLVTGFSTNTGTFNLTASTTGPPPPPVPALVVAGTNGDDTLVVTATGPDAGSYVLNGGAPVPFSMNTSFTFNGTGGNDTFTINNPVGGLFAPVNGIDFNGGGQPGDNMNLLGGGGPGFNETYFVGTTMPPIGVGPGNNGDGLVRFTGPNPVDIRFTGLAPIVDTVASANFTVNSTDAANTISVTNGGVAPRLRVAVDSFEPIDFDNKTNVIVNGGDGVAGGDAADNVTVNYSNVPAALTTFNINGNEGNDIITVLARSGSYALSLNGNENDDTINAGATVAGPGTLALNGNDGNDSLIGGGDDDTFDGGAGDDTFIGNGGTDNVGGGGGVSLNDQIVVPGTAAADTISISLDGSGFLVATINGVTTTYRNFLAGPIATSGIEAVSVTADASSDTINAAPLPTIPINVDGGSPVAPILPGDGLIVNFTGTTGLVFTPAGTGAGGFTFTNRAPVSYVSIESPPVFATSTSLTSSANPSKFGQSVTFTATVVTTPVVGVPTGTVQFFDNGSMIGSAPVLGGTAVISLNTLALGNHPITANYVSNHAGFANSGATLTGNPQVVNQASTATTVQTLINAPNYGSTLTATATITAVAPGAGTPQGTVNFNDGGNPIAGCQNVAVTALGSAVCTTNQLPAGVGKVIQAVFSPSNGNYIGSNGSTTQTIGKAPLNVAASSATVTYGDAAPAITAAITGFVLGETTANLTTQPTCSTTYVQGSPVSGSQYPATCTGAVSNNYSFNYIGGNVTVNKKGLTVTADNKTRAYGAANPTLTATFTGFVLGQNLGTSDVTGSPLLSTTATPSSPVAGSPYAITAALGTLQSGNYAFTTFTNGTLTITQSQLTVTANDQTRVFGAANPALTFQITGFQNGETLATSGVTGTPTITTTATSTSAPGAYPITAAQGTLAAPNYGFTFVPATLTVTQAATTTTITNASALGNSTVVGQNYPVNWTTSPVAPGAGTPTGNVTVSDGTGNTCTAAVAAGTCSLASTLGPKTITATYAGDANFGASTSQAVQHNVVIGLTGNVKQFIAFGTNVNLAGVTMTLLNTATQQATTTTTDANGNYSFGVTQTGGSYTITPSGLGKAFEATSRTYTNVAGNITGGDFIAYDVPGPNAIPRTARVVSQIATQGQPVTVPVLMTTTGVETKVAFTVEYPVTALGIPTVTCGTGAVNCTLAVNNSLQGKVGITITPTAALPAGTERTREDHLPDLPKPGDECPDQIRRLPNSKGREKRGEQPAADAVLDGRAGLIHRRHTA
- a CDS encoding carboxypeptidase regulatory-like domain-containing protein; this encodes MLYWTDGLVSFTGGTLLDGATISGRVTTAAGQGLRNATVTIIDTAGTRRTTVTSSFGAYQFEGLETGRDYLLTVTSKRYRFATRTVNLTENLSDVNLVGLE
- a CDS encoding RNA-binding protein is translated as MGTKLYVGNLSFRVTSEDLHEHFATAGSVDSANVVMDRETGRSRGFGFVEMSSDDDATAAIAQFNGSDYDGRNLVVNEARPREERSGGGGYRGSGGGGGYGGGGGYGGGGRDRGGYGGGGGRDRGDRGGNQGGYGGDSRW